TTCTCTTGTACAATGAAAAATGGAGTCCTGTGCGGTGATAAAGTACAAATCACAAGTCCTGACGAGTGAGTACTAGAGCACGTCACGGTCacgtgttgtttttttttattctaaactACAGTTTCTTAGTTACAGTTTTAATAAAGTTCCTCGCGAACTTGATATTGGTAAGAATACTTGGCGGAgaagtttgtttaaaaaatattttccttatCTATGAAAATAATGCCTCGTTACTTTGAGCAGCCAACTATTATCTGTACACGCTCTACATACCAGACCGCGAAACTACTGACCGAATAGACCAGCGTGACATCATCACCAACTGATACGAAACTCCGCGTGAGAACTTTACATTTTCTGGTTTCCGGTTAAAGTTCTTGTTCTTTGAAAACCGGTGATTACTGGTGTAGTTTTCGTCTGCTACATGTAGAAAATCGAGGTCTTCCACTGCGGTTTACTTCGATTTAGAGTATTACTTGATGGTAAAAAGCGGTCAATTCTGTAAAGTCAACCGTTATGGCGTCTGAAAAATCGCTTTGTGCAACTCAAAATCAAATACGTTTGACGTTTGTGTGCTTCAAATGTACGTCTGGGTGTcatgtattattttataatacgaTAACTGTCAGAtgtattgaaatttctttatgACGTCGAATGCGAATGCGAATGCGAAAGCTGGGGCTCTGCTAATTATTTTACCCTGTAGATCAGCGTTTCGCGATAtcaattaaattatacatggcTGCGCGCTGTAGCGATCCAATGGCTGGATTATAAAGGATCAAAGAAACGCTTTGTCCGATATACGCTTcagtgtgtgtataatataatgtttatACGGATCTCCACGAGGAGCTGATATTTATTCATCTCTTTCTCACTTTCTCGTTATAGAACCAGAGGAGTCACAAACTATAAATGCAGGCGCGAACGGTATCGACATCGAACCGAAACGCAACAGTCCTGATGACAATCTAATCACCGACGAAGATGCTATCCAGGACACCAGCGATCAGGCCCAGCAAACAACTCCGGGTAAATTTTggctgtatatgtataatgcgtATTATTGTTGTACAATCATTCAAATTCTGTGTATTAagggccattcattaattacgtgagGGATTCGAATGGGGAGAAGGGGGttaaaaaatctatacatGAGCTTATCTTGGGGGTGGTGGGCAAAAGTaattcttacgtaatatttcACAAGTAGGAATGTGCATAATAGACATTTTCCATTGAGACAAAATGTCCGTAGAGCAATGTCTCAGGAAACAAAAATCGCATAGAAAATTAAAGGGCAGTttaaaaaactacaaaaaatttttatttagacGTTCCACAAACTATAAGATCTatctattcatttttaatgtacaatttcatttatatattgttattgtaaaaatttttatttcataataagtttttaaaatcgtaaatatGTTCACATTTGCGCACTTTAAagcttataaatgaaaactatcTAGTAACTAGGAGGAGTCCAAGAAATCTTATGTGTTCTTACGAGGGGGCAGGCGGGGGGGTTAAAATGGCTAAAATcgtccttacgtaattaatgactGGCCCCTGATGACTTTGGGTGGCAAAATTAATAGCAAGCAAGCATATAAATttgattcaaataattatccTTTCCACGCTGTGTTATCGCCTTGGACAATGGTTCAggagaaaattgaatacaaaACGAAAGTTTCTCATCTCTTCTCGATTCCTCTATAAAAAGATTATAGTCGCGAGagatgtatgtgtgtgtgtagtgtatgtacctatatctatagtatacatgtgtgtataggATTAATCTAGTTTGTTCCCTTGACGATGTTAAATTTATCTGAAATGACCCCGGTTGATAAACTATAATTCGTCGAGACAGAGACGCCCCAATCATACATATTCTCGTTCTTATATACTTGACGGGTAAAACGATATCATTTTCTGAGCGTCTCGACTCGAATCTTTAGTGACACGTACGTTGCACGATGTGcttggaaaatttataaccaCGGTACAGGGATAACCCGCGTCTGTCTACTTGTACGTTATTCAATTGAACCTAATTGAAGAAGTTTTATGAGGTTTGAATTGtcggaaatagaaaattttcctttATACGGTTATAAAgcggaaaatgaaaacaatagattgacaaaatttctcgttcaacTGTACATCAAATCCATGATATTTTACTATTCCAAGTCTTTAATTAACGCGTATAAATTTACattcttttacatttttagcTTTgattcattatatatatatatatatatctttcttttttttttttaacaaagtgagaaaagaaaaatcgcgttagacagaaagaaaagagaaaaaaatagatccTGGcaaattgtatacatatatctataatatgtgtataataagtCCAATTACACAGGCGTCCAAGcgcagatatatgtataaggtaaTATATGTAATTACCTCTTGGGGGCGCGTtgacgtatatacatatgttgcatatgtaggtatatacatacatacacatgcaCGTATAAACTAATGTTCCACATGGGGAATCCGTGAGGAATTTGATACCTTGGTTGAGAGTCACGTGGTTTTTCTTGACGCTCGGATCGCGACGTcgcgcgtcgtcgtcgtcggcagCCTAGCCGACGGGATTCAGAGCGAAGCGTTATACGCTTAGgtgtatataacgtatatgtacgtgtgtatatacatacctacgtaccCCTTTCTCCTTAGGTATGTGTGCTTTATACGTGCGATGTACGTACGTCCTCGGGATCTCTCAAACTGTCCGCGcgcttgaaaattcaatattcccTGTGCAGACTTCGGACGTGAATGTTTACATACGTCTGTGCATGTGTGCATGCTATGTATATACTGGCGTATAAGTGTGTGTGGTACTACACACATGAATGTCGAGGATCTGAGGAATTAACGTCGCGAATATACttacattattatatgtatatatgacatatgtatgtatgtatgtatatatatatatatataccgaatACCTACCCCCGTTGTTTTAGAACCGACGTACGATGTGCtctgttatatgtataaacttgCACCGGAGTCGTTTCTAATCGATGAACCTAGATATTACTAGGCGAGCTTAAATTATCACGCATTCGTACGAATGGATGAGCATCGTCGGGGTGCATTAATTTGAAATGTAGTTTTGTTGCGATAatatggataatttttttgaaattcaatcttTCTTTTAATATATTCGGTGAAATTTATGGTTATAGAAGGAAAGAGAGTTGAAACATTGGTAGGTAAGgatgtaattttaatttttttagtcaGACGTGTGGAATCATTACGAAAATGTCGCTCGACACTCATTGAACGTAGAAACATTTTCCATACGTTTCAGAGggtttgaaaatatgcagGAAAAAGTGAGAATAATCGTaacccattttttttatattccagATCTTCATCAGCGTTATCTAGTCGAGACAATCACGATGACAACGGTTACGGAACGTCGAATCGTTCGCGAATTGGGCGGAGAGGACGGAAAcggtggtagtggtggtggtggtggtggtggtggtggtggtggggtCGTCGTCGAGGAGGGCGATAGCGGCGCTAAGAGGGTCTCGGGTATCCTGAAGAACAACAAACTGGCAAACAGCCCGCATTCATCATCGGACTCAAAGGACGAGGGTTCTGTGCGTTTCGAGAATATGTCAACAGCGGTGGCGAAACCTGGGGGCGGCGGTGAGGATGAACAACAGCAACGGCAGCAGGATAACGCCGGCGGTAAAGTGGTTCACAAGGTGATCGGAGCGGCCGATTTGACGGAGAAGGAATCCGGGGATGGTGACGCGGCGGAATTATCCCTGACGTTTAAACTCGGCAATGTGTCCTTGGTGTCGAACAGTCTGAAGCCGAATTCCGCGGTTAGGCAGCTCTTCCCAGATCCAAGATTCATATCGCCGCCTCCGGCGCCGAACAAGTCGGTACTTCCGGCTGGGGTCGAGGACCATCAGTCCCGGGACGAGGATGATCCGGAGGGGCAAAAGTTCCTCATAACGACAGAGAGTCTCAGGCTATTCGACGCCGTCAAGAGGGCGAAACTGGCTGGTGGCGTGCAGGGCGAGGTCGACGGCGAACCTACGACTATCCGGAAGACTATAGAACGCAACGCCCTGAGACGGAGTCTGATATCGAAGTACGAACCGAACGCCAAGAAGAAGAGTCTCCGGTCCAAAGAGTTCACCCTGGAGGAAAGGATTCGGCAGTTGACTTGCCTCGACCTTGACGACCGCGACAACGAGAGCAGCGCCTCCGAGAACACGACCACCGGTGACAGCTGCAGCGACTACCTGGACTTTCCCGTCCGGACGTCACCCTCGGGCGAAGAAGCCAAGAGCGACTCGTCCGCTCGCTGCGTTTCCGTCACGACGACGGCCGTCTCCTGCACACTGTCGAACTCCCTGCAACAGGTGAACGTCGGTCAGGGGAACAACCCGTCGCCGCAGGGGAACATGCAGCACCAATCGACGTACAGGAAGATCACGGATCTTTTCGCCCAGAAGAAGATTGACGCAGCGAACGATTCGATGATCAGGAATCTGCCCGACCTCGGCATCGGGAACAAACTTGGTCAACAGCCGGGGCGCGAGTATAATACCGCGGGTAAGACGCCGATTGCGAAGATGAACTCGGACGCGCGTAAGCAGTTCCTGGCCAGTCTGGCACCGCTGTCATGCGTCGCGGGTACGGGGATCGAGAACCGCGAGGACTACTACCAGTTGTCATCGGCCAAGATGACCAGCTCGGGGAACAGCCGGGACTCCGTCGGCGGCTACAACTCGGACTCGTCCTACAGCCTGGAGGATATCGAAGCCGCGCTGCGGGGCGAAGAGAGGAACTACAGGAACGCCGGTGGTCCGCCTGACGTTACGAGGGGAACGCCGACCAGCACAGCCGGCGACGAGGACTCGGCCACTGACGAACTCATGGCCTTCGTTGAGCAGGACAAGACGCGAACGGAGCGTATAAAGAAGCGGTACAACGAAACGGAAGAgacgcagcagcagcagcagcacgagGCCGAGGATGAGGACGACGAGCTCAACGACTACGGGTTCAACCGACGACCCTCGGTACGTGGTATAAAACCGAAGTTTGGTTCGACTAATGAGATTCTACGGCAATTGCAGTCACGCAGCGTAGCTCCTGGAGCGCTTATCGAGGCTGGTAAAGCCGGGTCTCATTTGTCCTGGCCTTCGTATTACAACGAGAACGAGGTGATCGGGGACAAATCAtcatcctcgtcgtcgtcgaggaTATTTGTCCAGGACGAGGAGGACGATACTTATCACACGATCACCGACGGCAGGGATAGCAGCAATACGATAAACCGTATAAACACGATGCAGCGTCAGATAGACGACATATATCAGACCATCGCCGAGACCGCTGCCAGTGTTCAAGGATCTCTGACCCGTGGCTCGTACCTCGAGAGCACGCTGCCCAGGTCGGCCACCAGACCTTCGGTTAACGGGGACTGTGGTCAGCGGTATAACCCGGGCAGCGGGGACCAGACGAAAATTAACGGTCAACATCCACACACCCTTGGAGCTAGGATGCTGCGAATAGCCGGCGGCGGTGACCCGGGTCAGGGCACGATGTACAACACGCTTCCGGGAAAGTCGACGCGGCGTCATACCCTCGGATACCATTGCGAGATCGGCACCGTAACTCCGGGTCTACAGCAgccacagcagcagcagcagcagcagccggaGGCAAAGTGTTACCGCACGATGTACCTCCTACCCTACAACGGAATGTCCGATCCCACCTACCAAAACATCCAGAGAATCCTTCCGGCGCATGCCGCACCTCCTGCGAACTACGCCAACCACGTTGATAGGTATCCTTACCCGAGGAACAATCTCTGCAGGAAAATCGAGGATCCATCTACCCGTTACTACGCGGCTCGTCCTGTTTCCGCCAACCCCACGACGGCGTCGCTCTACTCCTCGCAGTCGGCCCAACTACACCTTCATCTGCATCAACCGGTCGTCCAACCGGAGGAAATGCGTGTACCGAACACGCTTCCTGTACACCATAACGTTCATTCCATTCATCATCAGCACCAAAATCCTCCCGGTTACGGTCTACAGTCGGTACCTTATTCGGCCTGCGCGAATCCGGTTGTTCAACGTGGCGCTGGTCCCgggggaggaggtggaggaggataTCATTATCAGCTGCACCTGGGACGAGGAGCAGCCGATGTCCAGACGCAAACCGGAATGATAAACGCCCTGCCACCAACCTGTTCGACCTCATCTTCGGCGACCTCGTCGCCGATGTGTGCGGCTTATAGCAATAACAACGCCGTCGTCGTACCGGGCGGAACTCTTGCGAACAACACGGTCTTGGCATCGCCGACTAAGATCCAGCaacaccatcatcatcatcatcatcatcagcagcagcaacagcagcagcaacagcaacagcaacagcagctaCGAGCCGTATGCAACGTTGCCGAACGCGGCGTTCCCGAGGGTGCTGCAAGCGCACCGTCCCATGATTTTTTGCAGAATAATTCGAACAATCAGGTTCATCACGCCAATCCTGGCACGATGATCGGACATTCGAACAACGGACCGCCGCCGAATACACAGAATTCCGTTTACTACGCGATGAACGTTTAGAgagtacgtatatatatatatataatacatatattttgaatGTAGGTGGTATTAAAAACGGTGAAAACTATGTAGAGACGGAGATAGAGAAAGcggtgggaaaaaaaagtttataatcTTACTCCATGTTCAGTCTAGCGATTGTTGTCTCGATGATGCGGAACCCTATAGCTCTTCACTCAAGTGGAGAGCTTCAATGGGACACGATGagtttatatatacctaatgctataaaaaaagaaaagaaagaaaaaagaaccatCTCCTTGGGACGGATTTTATACCGggtatatgtaggtacaccGTTGTTGGATCTCTTTTGCCCGCGTGAGGTTCCTCTTGAATGAGTattatagtaggtatataatgttatacatatacttacatgtatgtactacATACATGTAGAATGAAGAGAATTGCCCCCGTTATCTATATGCGATGTGGGTGATTTAAAGGTAGGTGCGTATGTACctaatatgcatataatatacaaattacgattacgattattatgttatactcgtacgtataaatatatatgttgtatgtatgtatgtatgtattcacgtattatatatacatatagaaacGACATGCCTGCGAGCAGGACGGAAATAGCAAGGAAATTTTACGAGAGATATTCAGATTTTGTTGTACGACTATAGCcggatatgtatgtacacgcaTGGGCGATGATCGCTCTGTCAAAGATCCGGGGACGAATTGAGGATTGAAAGAGAAGTACTTCAGTGGGATGAAGAGTattatgtatctatatatgtatgtggatatagatatataacgAAGCTCGTTACACGAAGTAGGATGAAAAAGATAAACTGAAAACgaaacatattattatacgtataaggaAAAAATGGCGGGTTCTTTTCGGATGCTTCAAGTGCATTTTAATCCTTCTTAACCTGTTATTTCTATACAGAGATTTTAAATGGAATTTGGTGCGATTGGTGCATCCGCTAAGAAATCGccgaaaatataaatttagtgTAATTAAAATTAGGAACGAGGAATACAGATCTCTACAAAAGTTGCGATCGCTTCTGATTTCATGTTTCTAATACTTATTATTGCTATTTTTGATTCAATCCAACGCCTGGCGGATGAGGCTTCGGATTTCCGTTCCCTGTCTTTTATTGTCCGGACAAATCACTATGCAACTCATGTGTCGTGGTTAAAAGACCAAAATGGAAACTACTCTTTGAATCCCGTTGCTGTTCGATGTTGTCGAGCTTTCTTTACATTTCCCTGGATTACAAGCGTCTGGTGAGGATTAATAATTAGTAACTCAAGTCATCCTTGCTTCGCATCAACCGGATGGCGATTCAACCgtcatttttatattacacatTCAAATTAGCTTTGCTTAAATCAATCGAACTGCGTAAAGcgtatcagtttttttttttgcgaattgtaAATGTTCTGTTCCCcgttccttccttttttttttttttaccattttcttcGTGTAACAGGCtttatatacagtatacatatatgttgtaTATATTGGGCGATTGATATATAGTACTACTTGTATTAAAATCAATAGAATGGAGGGTATGGATCAAGAAATataagtaaaaacaaaagtgGCAGCTAATTTAAGATTGTTGTAGAGTAAGTTATTAATATCGTCAAGTGCAATGCGGAATTATTCACGGTACTTAACGGACGGCCAACTGTCTTAACATTATTTAATATCAGAAGAGAACATCTCGCGATCAtccagtttttttctctttacttcACCGTATTCATATAGCACTaaattaatgataaaaatttcgtttcaatgtagtttttttttcatttttatttaaatttcgaacaGACGAAATACTTATACACGTTTAGTTTCCAACGGGTGAAAAATATCTATCGATAACCATTATCGGTTTCATGAGGATTGCTAATTATCTTATactttaatataataattaccatGAAAACTATGCACCGCAGTATCCAACCATATTTTCTATATCGCGTTTGCGTGTGAAATGTGAGTTACCCGCATACCTACAATGTTGATCCGTTATCTGTATCGATTCCGTTCTGAAGCAAAATTAGAACACGATATATCCTAATTAAGGGAATACATATGTGCATGTTTGAAgggatgatatttttcaagcaCCGATTAGTcttcaacgatattttcaacCATCGCTTACAATTCCAGTCACATTTACATCCTAATTTACAGCGAGTAGTT
The genomic region above belongs to Diprion similis isolate iyDipSimi1 chromosome 8, iyDipSimi1.1, whole genome shotgun sequence and contains:
- the LOC124409834 gene encoding uncharacterized protein LOC124409834 isoform X2, with the protein product MESCAVIKYKSQVLTKPEESQTINAGANGIDIEPKRNSPDDNLITDEDAIQDTSDQAQQTTPDLHQRYLVETITMTTVTERRIVRELGGEDGNGGSGGGGGGGGGGGVVVEEGDSGAKRVSGILKNNKLANSPHSSSDSKDEGSVRFENMSTAVAKPGGGGEDEQQQRQQDNAGGKVVHKVIGAADLTEKESGDGDAAELSLTFKLGNVSLVSNSLKPNSAVRQLFPDPRFISPPPAPNKSVLPAGVEDHQSRDEDDPEGQKFLITTESLRLFDAVKRAKLAGGVQGEVDGEPTTIRKTIERNALRRSLISKYEPNAKKKSLRSKEFTLEERIRQLTCLDLDDRDNESSASENTTTGDSCSDYLDFPVRTSPSGEEAKSDSSARCVSVTTTAVSCTLSNSLQQVNVGQGNNPSPQGNMQHQSTYRKITDLFAQKKIDAANDSMIRNLPDLGIGNKLGQQPGREYNTAGKTPIAKMNSDARKQFLASLAPLSCVAGTGIENREDYYQLSSAKMTSSGNSRDSVGGYNSDSSYSLEDIEAALRGEERNYRNAGGPPDVTRGTPTSTAGDEDSATDELMAFVEQDKTRTERIKKRYNETEETQQQQQHEAEDEDDELNDYGFNRRPSVRGIKPKFGSTNEILRQLQSRSVAPGALIEAGKAGSHLSWPSYYNENEVIGDKSSSSSSSRIFVQDEEDDTYHTITDGRDSSNTINRINTMQRQIDDIYQTIAETAASVQGSLTRGSYLESTLPRSATRPSVNGDCGQRYNPGSGDQTKINGQHPHTLGARMLRIAGGGDPGQGTMYNTLPGKSTRRHTLGYHCEIGTVTPGLQQPQQQQQQQPEAKCYRTMYLLPYNGMSDPTYQNIQRILPAHAAPPANYANHVDRYPYPRNNLCRKIEDPSTRYYAARPVSANPTTASLYSSQSAQLHLHLHQPVVQPEEMRVPNTLPVHHNVHSIHHQHQNPPGYGLQSVPYSACANPVVQRGAGPGGGGGGGYHYQLHLGRGAADVQTQTGMINALPPTCSTSSSATSSPMCAAYSNNNAVVVPGGTLANNTVLASPTKIQQHHHHQQQQLRAVCNVAERGVPEGAASAPSHDFLQNNSNNQVHHANPGTMIGHSNNGPPPNTQNSVYYAMNV
- the LOC124409834 gene encoding uncharacterized protein LOC124409834 isoform X1 is translated as MKEHCSDSPSEMSKGKGSSLKSLKSLLKKPGQTKPKGQKNRVVINEKLNEFFAADYIILIKEECCADYEEECDCCCQEHEMIRLGNCKECRAELNLQFAGSGRPLDPDASGGQEQVFATADGLEDVDVRIAAIEGPPRSQQIQKQLHPQQQETLSPPEGYKDVCDEGESDEVDHHPVHPICAECNYYHQQTAETEPEESQTINAGANGIDIEPKRNSPDDNLITDEDAIQDTSDQAQQTTPDLHQRYLVETITMTTVTERRIVRELGGEDGNGGSGGGGGGGGGGGVVVEEGDSGAKRVSGILKNNKLANSPHSSSDSKDEGSVRFENMSTAVAKPGGGGEDEQQQRQQDNAGGKVVHKVIGAADLTEKESGDGDAAELSLTFKLGNVSLVSNSLKPNSAVRQLFPDPRFISPPPAPNKSVLPAGVEDHQSRDEDDPEGQKFLITTESLRLFDAVKRAKLAGGVQGEVDGEPTTIRKTIERNALRRSLISKYEPNAKKKSLRSKEFTLEERIRQLTCLDLDDRDNESSASENTTTGDSCSDYLDFPVRTSPSGEEAKSDSSARCVSVTTTAVSCTLSNSLQQVNVGQGNNPSPQGNMQHQSTYRKITDLFAQKKIDAANDSMIRNLPDLGIGNKLGQQPGREYNTAGKTPIAKMNSDARKQFLASLAPLSCVAGTGIENREDYYQLSSAKMTSSGNSRDSVGGYNSDSSYSLEDIEAALRGEERNYRNAGGPPDVTRGTPTSTAGDEDSATDELMAFVEQDKTRTERIKKRYNETEETQQQQQHEAEDEDDELNDYGFNRRPSVRGIKPKFGSTNEILRQLQSRSVAPGALIEAGKAGSHLSWPSYYNENEVIGDKSSSSSSSRIFVQDEEDDTYHTITDGRDSSNTINRINTMQRQIDDIYQTIAETAASVQGSLTRGSYLESTLPRSATRPSVNGDCGQRYNPGSGDQTKINGQHPHTLGARMLRIAGGGDPGQGTMYNTLPGKSTRRHTLGYHCEIGTVTPGLQQPQQQQQQQPEAKCYRTMYLLPYNGMSDPTYQNIQRILPAHAAPPANYANHVDRYPYPRNNLCRKIEDPSTRYYAARPVSANPTTASLYSSQSAQLHLHLHQPVVQPEEMRVPNTLPVHHNVHSIHHQHQNPPGYGLQSVPYSACANPVVQRGAGPGGGGGGGYHYQLHLGRGAADVQTQTGMINALPPTCSTSSSATSSPMCAAYSNNNAVVVPGGTLANNTVLASPTKIQQHHHHHHHHQQQQQQQQQQQQQQLRAVCNVAERGVPEGAASAPSHDFLQNNSNNQVHHANPGTMIGHSNNGPPPNTQNSVYYAMNV